In the Bos javanicus breed banteng chromosome 4, ARS-OSU_banteng_1.0, whole genome shotgun sequence genome, tcagttggtaaagaatctgcctgtaatgcaggagaccttggttcaattcctgggtcaggaagatctgctggagaagggataggctatccactcccatattttggggcttctcttgtggctcagctggtaaagaatccacctacaatgtgcgagacctgggtttgatccctgggttgggaagatcccctggagaagtgaacggctacccactccagtattctggcctggagaattccatggactgtatagtccatggggtcgcaaagagtcagacacgaccaagtgactttcactcactcgtattatataataaaagaatatatataatatatatatgaaatacctatatgtatatgtatgaatcactttgctgtacatcagacactaacacaacgttgtactatactttaattaaaaaaaaaaagaatgatcccAGTTCTAACGTTAGCAGTCATCTAGAAGCAGGGGACAGAACACCTTTAAGGTTCTTATGAAGAAGCACCATTGCCTGTTTAGCATTATTAGTGTAGAAACTTGGGCTGCAACTTACAGCTGGAGACTTTCTCTCCATTTGAACCAGCACAATTCAGCCAAGAGATCGGTCTCTCCATAACTAGTTATCACCCACGGAGACAGGCCTTGACCCTCCTAAGTCCTAAGAAGACAGGAACACCCAAGCTAAGCAGGCTTAGGGGTTCATCAGACCTGGTTCAGACATCAACTAGTTACATGATCCAGGGCAAATTTAACCTCTTggcctttgtttcttcatctgtgaaatgggggatGATAACAtctgtgaggactaaatgagatgatggatgtaaGTGGCCCAACATGGTGCTTGCACTCTTGAGAGTGCCAGAAAGAACCCTGTAGTAGCAGCTTCACAAGACAAGCTGCGCACCTCAGCACTCTGGGTAACAGATGGGAAATTCCAACATCCAGGGCACAATTATACAGATGTTTATGCCTCAGATCGGAGATGCTCAACAGGGTGGCCTGCGGGAAGGAATGCAGAAAGCTCACAGTTATCAACCTGCCTTCTTATCCTTTTCTCCCTCCATCTCTTCTTCTTCGCAGCAATCTTCCTGATTTGCAAGGTAGTAAGTATGGCTCAGTCTCATTACCTTATCAACATACCCCATGCACTATTTGAAATTCTAGGACCAGGACccaaagaaaatttatttctgttgtctgatctaaattctctctctctctttccttagaGTATCTAGCACAGAGAAAGCTAGTCAAATAACTGGAAAACTTATTttggagaaaggggagggaagaCAAGGAATTTATCTTCTTAAGGGTAGGGAGGGACCAAGTCTTCTTCACTTGGGAGCATCTGCAAccttacattggagaaggcaatggcaccccactccagtactttgcctggaaaatcccatggatggaggagcctgataggctgcagtccatggggtcactaagagtcagacacgactgagtgacttcactttcacttttcactttcatgcattggagaaggaaatggcaacccactccagtgttcttgcctggagaatcccagggacgggggagcctggtggctgctgtctacggggtcacacagagtcagacacgactgaagtgacttagcagcagcagcagcagccttacatATACCAATGCTTAAAGTTATTAATCAGACACTGACTTGCCTCTTAGCTTGTTTAATATCTCCTCAGAATTCAAAAGCACAGAATCATTAGTCCTAGGAAAGCAACCGTGACTATGGATCTTTCTATTTCATTCAAACCACCTGGAAATAACATCATATCCTACAGGAACTTAGGATATATCCTGAGAAACTTTTCCAGGATATCATGAATACTGACTTGGAAATATAATAAAGCATTCAGAAGCACATTACTTTCAAAGTTTAAAGCAGAAATTATGGAAGTTTAGAGCCCACCGATGAGAAGGTTTTTTCCAGTGTAACAgcctacacacaaacacatacacacaattccAGGCCAAAATATTTGGTTTGTAACCAAGGCAGTTAAAGTACTAAGGTATTCCTCCCTAGATTTAAGTTTGTTGATTAATATATGAAGTATTTCTTACCTTCTTTTCGCTTACCACTTACATTCACACTGTGTCCAGacatatacatgcatgtatatacacaccatTAGGGAAGCAAACAGGTCAAACTGATCAAGTTTAATGATTCTGTGGTTATCGTTATTATCACTTGAACACATCACTTCTGTTCCATTAAGTCTGCTCACTGTAGATAGTCCGGATCACCTAGCCTCCCAATCAGATTATTTAATCACCCCCAAACCCTCACAACACAGATCAATCACTATGATGAAGAACAGAAAGATACATGTTAGTCTGTGGCAGAGCACCCGTCTTTAGGATCCAAAGATCTCTACAACCAGCAAGAGCAGATGGGGGAAAGCAAAGAATAAGGAAATGATACTGTCTGAATCCAACTTTTCTGAGTCCCTCCATTAGTAGTAACACAGGTGAGGAAGATGAGTTTTATGGACTGAAACACTATGACCTCCCTAAGTGAGGGCAAAGGACTCTGGTAACAGTAATGCACAAACATTTTGGCTGCAGGGACGCGGAGGTTTAGCCAGATGGCTATCCATAGTGTAGCAAGTACCCCAGCCCTATTCGGCTGAATTTCTACCACTTTCTTGTGAGGGTCACAGCATCTTTCTGGAATCCTCTGTAGCACAActagttggggggtggggagtgcaaATCCCAGAGCTAATTCTTTGTATCCAGGCAGGATCAGAGCTTCCTGATCAGACACTTCTCTAAGAaggtagatcttttttcttaatgGGAGTTCAACATTGAGGGATAGACAGCAAAGTCACTCACTCACAGTCTCAAGCCAACACGGTACAGCAGGTTACGGCAGTGAGGGACCAGTGTGAGCGGTCAGAAGACTATCCAGGCCAAAAGCAGGTCACTCAAGAACTCCCTAAGAACCAACTGCTGTGCAGCTTTCTCCAGGATGGTCACAGTGGTGCGGTTTGTCCAGACAAACCACAGGGACTAGGTCGTGCCCTGCCCTAAGTATTTCAAGTTTCCCAGTTCCACgatgaactccccaagttcaCTATCCCTGGGCCCTCTGGACTAGGGGAcaatctgtcactatttcaaaCTTCCTGGTCCCTCTCCAGCCTGCATTTATGTCCCCGGAGAATTGGGGCAGCAGTTGGCCAGACTCAAGATTGTGATGAAATGGAGTAAACAGTGGGTCCTTGTGTGTGTTTAGAAATTAAATGAACTCTCTTTGGAGTCATGGGTACTCCTAGCTCTGCACTAGGAGTAGgatattaaaaccaaaaaaaaaaaaccttattttaaaagacactcacttcCCCAACTTTTGCACCTCTCAATCCTAacctctccccactcctccctTCATGCACAGGCCATCAGAAGATGCTGTCCCAACACTTTCAGTATCTCTGGGGCCCAAGCATAAAATGGCATTAAAGGCATTTGACAGAAGATCCCATCCCACACTGAGGATTCCTCCCAGGTCAACACAGTGAAGAAACAAGACGGTGACagaagagaagaggtgggagaAACCAGAGCCTGTCCCTTTCTCACAGAAGAGGCACAGAAATTGGAGGAGTGAAAATGGCATCATCTCTTGCCAGAGGGCCACCAACCACCACCAACTGGCAGCCGCATGATCGCTTGCTTCTCCTCTGGACTGAAGTGCAAGATGGTCAGAATGGCAGTGAGCGTCTGCTGGCGGCCCAGGGTGTCCGGCAAGGTCAGGAAGCGGTAGATGATGTTCTTGAGGTACTCCAGGTTGGCCCCCTCCCGGCTCTGGTCCCGGCTGTGCTTCGCAATGTGGCTCTGCAGGGCTCCCACCTCCTCCCGATGCCGCTCCCCTTCCTCCAGCAACCGGTCCCGCAGCCGATGCACTTCCACCTCCAGCCGGTGCTTCTGCTTCCTCAGCGACGTGATCTCCACCTCCTTGCGGGCCAGCTGCTCGGCATACAGGAAGAAAGTGGGCTCGCTGACCGCGGCGAGTTGCAGGGCTTGGGTCAGGCTGTCCGGGGGGGAGGTGTCTGCCTGGTCCCTGGGGCCTGCGCCGCCCACGGGGCTTCTGCGCCCCGGCAGCCCGGAGGACAAGGCCACGGACCGCAGCTGCTCCAGCTCCAGGTCCTTCTCGGCCAGCACAGCTAGCGCCCGGTCCCGCTGCTTGtgcagctcctcctccagcttCAGTGTGCGGTCCCGGAAGTCCAGCTGGCTCCGCTCCAGCTCCTGCCGGTGGCCATGCTGCAGCCGGGCCAGCTCCTGCTTCCAGCCCTCGGCCTCCTGCTGGTGCTGGTGCTCCAGCTCCTCGCAGGACAGCCGCAGCGAGATGTACTTCTCCTTCAGCTCGGCCAGCTGCTCCCGGGCTTCCTCCAGCTCCTTGCCCAGGTTCCCGTCTTTGACGTTCTTGCTCTTGAGGACCACCTGGGCCCGCATCTTGTACCTCTCAAATTCCTCCTTCAGCTGTTTCAGCTCCTGCTGGTAGTAGAGCGCCGTGGCCTTCTCCCCATCAGCAGCCTCGGAGCTGGGCATTATCTCCAGGTCGCAGAGCTTCTCCACGTCCAGGGTCACCTGGCTCTTCCTGGCCGCCACCTGCAGCAGCCtcttcagcttctccatcttgtcCTTCAGGACATTGACATCCAGACTGGACTCCTCTCCATGGCTGTCCAGAGGGGACCGGCTGGAGGCCGCTAGCGCCAGGGTTTTGTTCTCCAGGTCCAGCTGCAGAATGCGCTCCTTCAGCTTCTGGATGGCCAGCTGGTCCTTCTGCTTGGCCTTCTCGTAGGTGCCCAGCAATTCCGACACCTGGGATATTTGATTCTCCAGGGCCGCCACCCTCTGCTCTTCCAACTGCGACTGCTGGCGCAGCTGATCCTCAGCGACGGCTGTCTGAAAAAACAAGGGAACAGGTGGAGATGCATCCAGAAAAGCCACAGGGTCAGAGGGTCAACTTTAAGGAAGCAAGAGAGGGAGGACAAAAAGGTTATGGGATGTGGGTGGCCTGGCAAAAAATGGGAACTGGGAAGCTTTCTGAGTTTGGGAGCTAACCCAAGCTCCTGTAACCCGCTCTTAGACACACATTATACCCAGTGATATCAAGACTCTTTGGAGACCTGCTACTGTTCTGCTTTAGCGTTTCTACTCTCTCCACCCATACACCAAGCTCACGTGTAAGTGTGCTCTTCACCGTATTACATTCTTTTCCTCTTCCAACATTCCTGGAAGTTCAGAATTGACTTGGATCTCTCCCCACGCTGAAAGGAGGCACTGGAAAATAGCCTATCTTTCCAGACAAGGCAAATATTGACTGCAAGCAATAGAAGAGgtgatttcttctgtgaaaatTCCCTTTGTCCCCTCCAGCCACCCTACCTACAGGCATCCACTGCTACCCATAGATAGGCATATTGCTATAAGCATCCACTCCACCTTTCACTACACAGCTGCTGCTACACTGCTTCACAGAGCACAGCTGGGAAGATACCATGCCCCACGCTCAGATCTGTCTGGTTCCAACTTCAGACTACACTCAGAAACTCCACATCCTGTTGGAAGCACTCTGTTGATACTATCAACACCACACAGAAAAGAATTTCTCAGGACCCACAAGTGAAACTTTTTGAAGAGCATAAAAAATCAACAGTGCAGGCACTTAGTTCTAActgtcaaaggagaaaaaaaaccctAATATTTCCCCATGTGTTACAAGTGTGTGTtgactcgtgtctgactctttacttccttatggactgtagcctaccaggctcctctgtctatatggttttccaggcaagaatactggagtgggttgcaacttcctactccaggggatcttcctgacccagggatcaaacccatatctccagaatctcttccattggcaggtggcttctttaccaatgagccacctgagaagccacttTAAGTTAAATGACTCACGTTTGAAAGAGATGAAGATAATTACCTTCCTCATTTCCTGCTGCAACTGAGCCTGGAAATGGCTCTTAAGGCAGGCAGCCTCTTCTTGAAGCTCCTTCAGCCGGGGGTCAGGCTGATTCTTCTCATCTCGAAGAGCCTGAAGCTCACCTTTCAGCTCTTCCACCTCACGGGTTAGCTGCTTGGTCTGCAGTTCAAACCCTTCCA is a window encoding:
- the GCC1 gene encoding GRIP and coiled-coil domain-containing protein 1 produces the protein MEKFGMNFGGGPSKKDLLEIIETQKKQLLQYQTRLKDVVRAYKSLLKEKEALEASIKVLSVSHEADVGLAGVQPQGLTFPDSVDDRCSTHSEDSTGTAASLDTAASLTSTKGEFGIEDDRLARGPPPPKLEEASGSESGVSCSSGDGPSGGGEVDKRLHQLKTQLATLTSSLATVTQEKSRMEASYLADKKKMKQDLEDASKKAEEERGRLEGELKGLQEQIAETKARLITQQHDRAQEQSDHALMLRELQKLLQEERAQRQDLELRLEETREALAGRAYAAGQMEGFELQTKQLTREVEELKGELQALRDEKNQPDPRLKELQEEAACLKSHFQAQLQQEMRKTAVAEDQLRQQSQLEEQRVAALENQISQVSELLGTYEKAKQKDQLAIQKLKERILQLDLENKTLALAASSRSPLDSHGEESSLDVNVLKDKMEKLKRLLQVAARKSQVTLDVEKLCDLEIMPSSEAADGEKATALYYQQELKQLKEEFERYKMRAQVVLKSKNVKDGNLGKELEEAREQLAELKEKYISLRLSCEELEHQHQQEAEGWKQELARLQHGHRQELERSQLDFRDRTLKLEEELHKQRDRALAVLAEKDLELEQLRSVALSSGLPGRRSPVGGAGPRDQADTSPPDSLTQALQLAAVSEPTFFLYAEQLARKEVEITSLRKQKHRLEVEVHRLRDRLLEEGERHREEVGALQSHIAKHSRDQSREGANLEYLKNIIYRFLTLPDTLGRQQTLTAILTILHFSPEEKQAIMRLPVGGGWWPSGKR